From Pongo pygmaeus isolate AG05252 chromosome 2, NHGRI_mPonPyg2-v2.0_pri, whole genome shotgun sequence, a single genomic window includes:
- the RPL14 gene encoding large ribosomal subunit protein eL14 isoform X2 yields MVFRRFVEVGRVAYVSFGPHAGKLVAIVDVIDQNRALVDGPCTQVRRQAMPFKCMQLTDFILKFPHSARQKYVRQAWQKADINTKWAATRWAKKIEARERKAKMTDFDRFKVMKAKKMRNRIIKNEVKKLQKAALLKASPKKAPGTKGTAAAAAAAAKVPAKKMTTASKKAPAQKVPAQKVPAQKVPAQKATGQKAAPAPKAQKGQKAPAQKAPAPKASGKKA; encoded by the exons ATG GTGTTCAGGCGCTTCGTAGAGGTTGGCCGGGTGGCCTACGTCTCCTTCGGACCTCATGCCGGAAAATTGGTCGCAATTGTAGATGTTATTGATCAGAACAGG GCTTTGGTCGATGGACCTTGCACTCAAGTGAGGAGACAGGCCATGCCTTTCAAGTGCATGCAGCTCACTGATTTCATCCTCAAGTTTCCGCACAG TGCCCGCCAGAAGTATGTCCGACAAGCCTGGCAGAAGGCAGACATCAATACAAAATGGGCAGCCACACGATGGGCCAAGAAGATTGAAGCCAGAGAAAGG aaagccAAGATGACAGATTTTGATCGTTTTAAAGTtatgaaggcaaagaaaatg AGGAACAGAATAATCAAGAATGAAGTTAAGAAGCTTCAAAAGGCAGCTCTCCTGAAAGCTTCTCCCAAAAAAGCACCTGGTACTAAGggtactgctgctgctgctgcagctgctgctaaAGTTCCAGCAAAAAAGATGACCACCGCGAGTAAGAAGGCTCCAGCCCAGAAGGTTCCTGCCCAAAAGGTTCCTGCCCAGAAGGTTCCTGCCCAGAAAGCCACAGGCCAGAAAGCAGCGCCTGCTCCAAAAGCTCAGAAGGGTCAAAAAGCTCCAGCCCAGAAAGCACCTGCTCCAAAGGCATCTGGCAAGAAAGCATAA
- the RPL14 gene encoding large ribosomal subunit protein eL14 isoform X3: protein MVFRRFVEVGRVAYVSFGPHAGKLVAIVDVIDQNRALVDGPCTQVRRQAMPFKCMQLTDFILKFPHSARQKYVRQAWQKADINTKWAATRWAKKIEARERKAKMTDFDRFKVMKAKKMRNRIIKNEVKKLQKAALLKASPKKAPGTKGTAAAAAAAAKVPAKKMTTASKKAPAQKVPAQKVPAQKVPAQKATGQKAAPAPKAQKGQKAPAQKAPAPKASGKKA from the exons GTGTTCAGGCGCTTCGTAGAGGTTGGCCGGGTGGCCTACGTCTCCTTCGGACCTCATGCCGGAAAATTGGTCGCAATTGTAGATGTTATTGATCAGAACAGG GCTTTGGTCGATGGACCTTGCACTCAAGTGAGGAGACAGGCCATGCCTTTCAAGTGCATGCAGCTCACTGATTTCATCCTCAAGTTTCCGCACAG TGCCCGCCAGAAGTATGTCCGACAAGCCTGGCAGAAGGCAGACATCAATACAAAATGGGCAGCCACACGATGGGCCAAGAAGATTGAAGCCAGAGAAAGG aaagccAAGATGACAGATTTTGATCGTTTTAAAGTtatgaaggcaaagaaaatg AGGAACAGAATAATCAAGAATGAAGTTAAGAAGCTTCAAAAGGCAGCTCTCCTGAAAGCTTCTCCCAAAAAAGCACCTGGTACTAAGggtactgctgctgctgctgcagctgctgctaaAGTTCCAGCAAAAAAGATGACCACCGCGAGTAAGAAGGCTCCAGCCCAGAAGGTTCCTGCCCAAAAGGTTCCTGCCCAGAAGGTTCCTGCCCAGAAAGCCACAGGCCAGAAAGCAGCGCCTGCTCCAAAAGCTCAGAAGGGTCAAAAAGCTCCAGCCCAGAAAGCACCTGCTCCAAAGGCATCTGGCAAGAAAGCATAA